In the Streptomyces spororaveus genome, ACCGGCCGACGCCGGAACCTCTCCTTCGAGGAGGAGGAAGCGTTCTGGGCGTTCGCCGCCGTCGAGGTCCTCCGCCTGACGGGCATCCGCAACGAAGAGCTCTTGGAGTTGACCCACCACAGCGTCACCCAGTACCGGCTCCCGACCACCGGCGAGATCGTTCCGTTGCTCCAGATCGCCCCGTCCAAGACCGACACCGAGCGCCTCCTGCTGGTCAGCCCGGAATTGGCGGACGTCCTGTCAGCCATCGTCCGCCGACTACGCGGTCCAGCTGGAGCGATCCCGCTGGCGCCGTTCTACGACGTCCGTGAGAAGGTCTGGAACCCGCCGATGCCGCTGCTGTTCCAGCGGCAGATCGGAACCGAGCAACGGGCCTTCACTCCCACGTTCCTGCGCACGCTGCTGATTGGCGCGATCGCGGCCACCGGGCTCATCGACTCCGCTGGCGCACCGCTCACGATCTCCCCGCACGACTTCAGGAGGATCTTCGTCACTGACGCCATCATGAACGGCCTCCCACCACACATCGCCCAAGTGATCTGCGGGCACAAGAACATCGATACAAGGATGGGCTACAAGGCCGTCTACCCGGCCGAGACGATCGAGGCGCACAGGGCGTTCATCGCCCGCCGCCGGTCCACCCGGCCCAGCGAGGAATACCGAACTCCCACCGAGGAGGAGTGGGATGCCTTCCTCGCGCACTTCGAGAAGCGCAAGGTGTCCATCGGCACCTGCGGCCGTGCATTTTCCACCCCGTGTGTTCATGAGCACGCTTGTGTCAGATGTGCACTCCTCAGGCCGGACCCGGACCAACGCTCCCGCATCGAGGAGATCCGCGACAATCTCATCGCCCGCACCGCCGAAGCCGAACGC is a window encoding:
- a CDS encoding site-specific integrase — protein: MRVRAFYLDLAHWATEEPARWGPWVVRCPISDDEIRKAKERKHRKARMDQRTRERLPVLPVLVSTANRRRLAAFELLRTAQATEPGTVIPGTEGSLRRAVTSKAAGHLTWAEETATGRRRNLSFEEEEAFWAFAAVEVLRLTGIRNEELLELTHHSVTQYRLPTTGEIVPLLQIAPSKTDTERLLLVSPELADVLSAIVRRLRGPAGAIPLAPFYDVREKVWNPPMPLLFQRQIGTEQRAFTPTFLRTLLIGAIAATGLIDSAGAPLTISPHDFRRIFVTDAIMNGLPPHIAQVICGHKNIDTRMGYKAVYPAETIEAHRAFIARRRSTRPSEEYRTPTEEEWDAFLAHFEKRKVSIGTCGRAFSTPCVHEHACVRCALLRPDPDQRSRIEEIRDNLIARTAEAEREGWLGEVEGLKVSLAGAEEKLAQVDALVKRQSIAVELGMPGVRQPAGTTEATRATP